From the Mammaliicoccus sciuri genome, the window GTCAGTAAAGGTGTAGAAAAAGGTATCGAGAAAGCTTCAAAAGTCATGATGCCACTGTTATTTATATCGTTCGTAATTGTCATTATTAGATCGATCACTTTAGACGGTGCTTTAGACGGAATTCAATATTTCCTACAACCAAAAGTATCAGATTTAAGTGCTGAAGGTATACTATACGCCTTAGGACAATCGTTCTTCGCATTATCACTAGGAACATGTGGTATGATGACATACGCTTCATATTTAGATCGTAAAACAAACATCGTCAAAAGTGCGAATGCCATTGTGTGGATGAATATTGCTGTATCAATAGCAGCAGGGTTAGCCATCTTCCCATCTATTTTCGCATTTGGATTAGAACCTAACCAAGGACCAGGATTATTATTTATCGTCCTTCCACAAGTATTTGATCAAATGTTTGTCGGTCAATTGTTCTATTTACTATTTTTAATATTATTTTTATTCGCAGCCATTACATCTTCAATTTCGTTATTAGAATTGAACATCTCAAATATTACTAAAAATAATAATGATAATAGAAAAAAATGGTCATATATCATTGGTATATTAGTCTTTATATTCGGGATACCATCAGCACTTTCAAACGGATTACTCCAAGACTTTACATTCGGTGTCGGTACATTCTTCGATAATATGGATTACTTAGTCGCGAATATCTTAATGCCAATAGGTGCATTAGGCGTAACCATCTTTGTGGGTCATATATTCAATAAAGAAATCATTATGGAAGAATTAAATATGAGCGATACTAAAAAAGGAAGACTCTTTGTAAATACATGGTATTTCTTAGTTAAATTTGTACTTCCAATTATCATCATCGCCGTATTTATCGGACAATTAATTTAAATAGAGAAAAGAAGAAGCCGTTCAATTTTTTGGGAATTGAACGGCTTTTTTATGTAGTTCGGATGGACTTGGATGATCTCTTGGCTTTATTCAGGACTTAAGCCACGACTTGGAATATCTCTTGGCTTTATTCGGGACCTAAGCCACGACTTGACTCATCTCTTGGCTTTATTCAGGACTTAAGCCATGACTGTACTGAACCCAAAAATCTAAACCTTAATTAGTATATTATTTCAAAGGTTTGTCTCCTGTAATTTTTGGGAGATAAGCCTTTTAATTTTGATTTGATTCTTTCGTTATTATAAAAATCGATATATCGATGAATAGCTTGTTCAAGGTCCTGAAAATCTTTAAATTCTTGGCCATAATACATTTCTTGTTTAAGTAACCAAAAAAAGTTTTCCATAACTGAATTATCTAGACAATTACCTTTTCTAGACATACTCTGAAATATTTTATGGTCTTTTAATAATCTAGTGTATTGTGAATGTTGATAATGCCAGCCTTGATCTGAATGAATCGTTAAACGATGATCTAGGTTTGGACGACGCTTTATCATTTCTTTTAATGGATTGATGACTATATCTAATGTAGGACGACTTGAGATTTTAAAGCTGATAATCTCTGAACTATATAAGTCCATAAAAGGTGATAAATATAATTTCTGACCATTCATTAATTTGAACTCTGTAATATCTGTTACGACTTTTTGAAATGGGAGACTTGTTTTAAATCTACGATTTAATATATTTTGAGCTACTTTACCAACTTTACCTTTAAAGGAACGATACTTACGACCTCTATGTGTGAACTTTGTACAAGTTAGATTATGTTCTTTCATAATTCTTAGTACTTTTTTATGATTTACGATAAGACCTCTATTTCTTAGTGCTTGTGTAACACGACGATAACCATAGGTATGGTTTGATTCTTCACATATTTCTTTTATTACTTGAATCAATGTTTCATCTTTATCAGCTTTACTAAATTTATTTATCCAATAATAGTATACAGATTTAGCTATTTGAGCGACTTTAAATAAGATACTTAATCGTATATTATATGTTTCATTTAGTTCCTTAATGACCTTTACTATTTCTGATTTTTGCTTCCGTAAATGTCGGTCAAGGCTTGTAACTTTTTTTGATAGGCTATACCTGCCTTTAACGTCTCATTTTCATTTCTAAGTCTTTCAAGTTCTTCACGTTCATTTTCATTTAAAGGTAAATTTTTATTATCTGATTTAGATCGTTTTTTAGTCATAGTGTGAGATCGTCCCTTTTGTTTATTATCTATATCAAGACGACACTTTTCATCAAATTGATGTTGCCAATTGGCAATGATAATAGGATTAATAATTCTAAAGTGATTCGCAGTATCTTGATAAGACAACATATTTTCTTGTCTAAATTTTAAAACAGATAATTTAAATTCGCTAGTATAAACAGTATTTCTACTTTTTATTTCTAAACCTTCTTCTCCAAACTCTTTATATTGATTGACCCAAATCCGAAGGACAGACCAACTTGAAATACCATATTTTAAAGCAATTGTTCTATAACTTTGATGTCCTTCTAAATATTCTTTTACAAGTTTTAGTTTGAATTTAAATTCATATTTTTTCCTCATTAGAATGCACCCCAATATTTTGATTTGTTTAGTTCAAATATTTGGGTTCACATCAGACTTGGCTCATCTCTTGGCTTTATTCAGGACTTAAGCCAAGACTTGAACGATTTCTCATCTCAGCAACCTCTTTAACTCACGTCTTCCCTTCTATATCAATCCTATCCACTTCCAATATGTCATGCTGAACAAGATAATTAATAAGTATCCAATGACTGTGAGTGGTACGCCTGTTTTAATAAAGTCTTTAACGGTAAATGTTTCTGTACCGTAAGCCAGCATATTTTGTGGTGAACTAACTGGCAATAAGAAACCGAAGCTAATCACGAATTGTTGTATAAGTACAAATCCGATAGATTGATCTCCTAAATTTAATGTTTGTGTTAGGGCTATAAACACAGGGATTAATGCTGAAGATAAACTCGTAGCACTCGCAAATCCTAAATGTATTAAAATATTAAATATTGAAATGAGTGCAATGGTTGCGATTAGTGGCATATGATTAAGTCCCATTAATCCAAATGTTTTATCACTTAACCATTGTGCCGCTGTTGTTTCCAACAATACTGTTCCTAGTGAGATACCGATTCCAAATACGATAACTGTACCCCAAGGAATTTTCTTCTCAACATCTTCCCAAGTAAAGACACCGATTTTAGGTGTTAACATAATTGCTAATGCGATGATTGTTATAGACGATGAATCAATAGGATGAAGTACTTTTTCGGTAGACCAGAAAAATAATAATAAGACAGAAATCGTAATGAGTCTCCACTCTCTTGATGAAACTGGTCCTAATTCCTTTAATTGTGCTTTAACTAATTCATTACCACCTTCTATTTCTTTCTCCTCAGGTTTAATGACAGTAATCATCACAAAGTATAAGACGACTGACATGATAATCGCCCATGGTGCTGCATATAAGAACCATTCACCCCAAGAAACATCTTGTCCCATTGATTTATTAATAAATCCTATCGCCACGATATTTTGAGCGGCGGCAGTCTTAATACCTATATTCCATATTGAGACAGCATGCACGGCCGTAATAATCAATAATGCTGCTAATTTACTGTTCTTAGATGTTTTAAATGCAGTAATCATTCCTAATAATATAGGTACAACAGCACCTGCTCTTGCAGTAGCTGAAGGTACAAAGAATGCTAAAATAATAGAAACTACAATTGCACCGATAACCATTCTATTTGTTTTGTTTCCTACAATAGAAAGTACTTGTAATGCTAAACGTTTATGTAAATTGGTTACTTGCATCGCTGTAGCTAAGAATAATGCTGCAGCAACGAGTGCCACTGCAGATCCTGAAAATCCACTTAAAGCCATTTTTAATGCATTTCCTGTACCTAGTAATGCATCCCCTTCTAAAGCTTTTCCATTTGCTGACGGATTGCCTAAAGCATCTCCTAAATTTTGAACTGGACTAAATCCAATGAGTACGACGATCAGTCCAACAATCATAACCGCTGATACAGGATAAGTTACGGCTTCTGTTACCCACATAACAACTGCAAAAGCTAAAATCGCTAACGCACATTTTGCCATAACAGGTAAATCATTTGAAGTTGGTAATAACAATATCCCAATTAATACAACAAAACTAACAATAATCCAAATTGGTTTAAAAGATTTTTTCTCAGTATTATTAGACATATCTAACAGCTCCAATATTAATTTTTATTGTTCTAATTTCCTAAATAATAACATATTTCTTTTTTGCATATAATACTTTTCACAATTAATACAATAAATACTTGAACTTTCTGTTATTTACATGTAATGTATAAAGGGAAGTGTGACGGTTGTCTGCCGACAGACAACCCTACCTATTAAATTACTGTCAAATAAAGGATGATTTATAATATGTTAACTAAAGAATTCGCAACTAAAGTAGGTCTTAGTGAAAAGCAAGTTAGAAAAATTGTACAGCACTTAGAAGACAGAGGATATCAACTTTCTAAGACAGAATATCGTGGAAGAGAAGCGACAGACTTCCAAGAAGAAGATATTGAACTTTTCCAAGAAATAGCGGAAAAAGTTAAAGAAACAAATAGTTATGACCAAGCATTCGAAACACTTGAACAAGAGAAAGACTTTTTACAAGTTCTTGTTAAAGACGAACCTGCTAATCAAACACCTGAACTACAACATTTAATTGAAGAATTAAGATTAGAAGTTCAACATATGCGTAGAGAAAGACAAATGCTTGGTGAAATGTTGCAACAAGTACATATTCAACAACAGAAACTAGAACAAACTTTAGCATTACAAGCACCTCAACAATCAGAGGCTACTGCTCAAGAGAATGATACTAAAGTTGAAACGAAACAAGCTGAACAACCACAAAGTTCTAAAGTAGTTTCAGAAGATAAGACTTCTAGTGAATCAGTTGAAACGAACAAACAAGAAGTAAAAGAAGAAACAAAAGTTGCTGTAGCTGAAGAGCCAGCTAAATCAGAAACACAAGCTGAATTGAAATCAGAAGATAAAGAAACTGCTGTTAAACCAGAAACGACTACTGATAAAGCAGTAGAATCTAAAGAAGATACAACTACATCTAAAGAAGAAACGACTGACAAAGCAGCATCTACTGAAGAAAAAGCACCTGAAACGACAGTAGACGATACTTCAAAGCCTTCAGAAAACAAAGAAGAAGACGTAAAAGAAGAAATCAAATCAGAAACTGAAGAAGAACCTAAGAAAAAAGGATTCTTCCAAAGATTATTTAATATTTAATCCCTTTAAGAAGAGGTCGGGCATGATGCCTAGCCTCTTTTTTGTTAAGTTTTTGTAAATTTCCACTATATAATTGTTAATTGCTAGCGTACTTTGTTATATTGAATTTTATATTAAGTACTTGTAATGAATATTAACCATTAGGAGTGTTTCACATCATGGAAACATTAAATTACGAAGATTTGAATAACGACCTTTTATGGGCACATAACAATCAAGTTGTGAAAATCATGAAAGATGATTTAGACATCTATATCAAATTAAATCTTAAAGAAGACAATCATAAATTAGTTGTATTTTCAAATGGCGCGATTGATCCATCTAAAAGCAAACCGCCTGTCTTTATGAGAAGTAAATGGCATGAAGATTTTAATGCGAATTGTCTTTATATAGATGACAGAACCATTCATTATAAACAATTACGTATAGGTTGGGGTGTCGGAAGAGAAGAACGTCATTTCTTAAAAGACTATTCTGAAATTGCGCAACAAGTCACGCAAGCACTCCAAATAGAATCTCAAAATGTCGTCTATTGTGGTTCATCAGCAGGTGGCTTTATGTCTATGTATTTAGCAACATTGCATAAAGGCACAACTGCTGTAGTGAACAATCCACAATGTTACGTAGATCGCTACGATAAAGTGAACGTCGAAAAATTATACACCAAAATATTTCCCAACCGTTCACGTGATTATATCAAAAAACAATACGCACTGAGACTATCGATCACAAGCTTATTCCGCAAACAAAAATATGTACCTAAAATTTATTACATCCAGAACAGATTATGTGAGACTGATATGACTAGACACTTCAATCCATTTTGTAGTTTCTTAGATAAATACGAAATAAACAGTTCAAACATAAAGTTCATATTATACAACAATAAAAAGCTCGGACATAAACCTATATCAAGAGAAGCAACCGTAAACTTTGTAAACCAAGTCCTTGAAGACAAACTTGTCATAGCAGAATTTTAAGAATAACACCACCTCTAAATCTGATATGAAGGTGGTGTTATTCTTTAGATACTATTTCAATTTTCATTCTATCTGGATCTTCAAAATAAACAGCATAATGATGATTACCACCAGCATACGGATATAAATCATCATACAGTTTATTAATATTTTTTTGTTCCAAAATAATATTGATATCATCCACTGTTACTCTGTCTTCAACAGTAAATGCCAAATGATTTAATCCAATCCTTTTACGATGATACCCATATTGTTTAAATGAATCGTCCACTTGTACAAATACTATGTACGTTTCATTTAATTTAAAGCTAAAACCTTCTCTCCATTCTTGATACAAACTATATCCTAGCAGTCCTAATAACCAACTATAAAAGATTTTAGATTTATTTATATCACTAACATAGATCTCTAAATGATGTATAGAACCATTCGTCTTCCAATCACCTCTAATTCAAAATTATATTAAGACAATTTTTAATAATTTCCATATCTTCTATACATTTTAACACTATAAAGAAAATCATGATGAACATGAATAAAATAGTATATAAGAATTTTTCTAAATTAATAAAGCACTTTCATGACTATTTATGTTACCCTATACGAGTACTGTAAAAAGTGAAAAATTCTTAAGTAAAGGAACTCATTATGAAATTCACAAAAGAAGAATGGCAAAACACAAATTTTAAATTAGATATGGATACAAGTCATTTAAACTTAGAAGAAATTATCAGTTTAAATGATAACTTAACAAATTCAGAAATTAATGAACTCTATTTGCCACTCATTAATTTTTTGACAAACAAAGTTAAGTTCCATAAAGATTATTCATCTAACATTAACAACAAATTACATAACAAAAATAACACACCACCTTTTATTATTGGAATATCAGGAGGGGTTTCTGTAGGAAAAAGTACTGTCTCAAGACTGCTTTTAAACTTACTACAAGAATATAACGCAGACTGGAAAGTTGATCTAATTACGACTGATGGTTACATCATGCCTAAACAAGAACTCATCGATAAAGACTTACTTTCTAAAAAAGGATTTCCTGAAAGTTATGATACAAAAACATTAATCAGTCACTTAAAACAAATTAAGAACAACGAGCCTAACATTCCAACATACACGTATTCACATATCACATACGACCGTCTTAAAGACCAATATCACAACATAGACTGTCCGGACATTCTTATTATAGAAGGTGTGAACATCTTCCAAGTAAGTCCACATGAAGAAGAACTCGTAAGTGATTATATTGATTACAAAATATATTTACACACAACTATAGAAAATATGAAGAAATGGTATCTTAACCGCTTCTTACTACTTCAAGAAGAAGCCTTCCAGAAGCCAGACTCACATTTCTATAAATATCGAGACATCCCAAAAGACGAAGCCTTAAAAATAGCAACAGATCTATGGGACAATATTAACGAAGTCAATTTAATCAAAAACATCTTGCCAACTAAAAACAGAGCAGATCTCGTACTATATAAAAATCACGACCATGTTATAGAAAAACTGAAATTTAATAAATTTTAAGTTATTAGAATTGAGGTATAGTTATGAAAATATATCCTACTGAACAAATACTTAAATATTGGTCTGAAAATTATTATAATAATTTTGATTTATTTTTTGTTAAAGATATCCCTTTTGAAAATGAAGATGTAGTTATCACTCTTAAAGATGCATTTAAGACAACAAGTTCATTTAATATTGATACAAATAATTTATATGAGTTTTGGAATTTAAGTGATTACAATTATGTAATCCAAGCTTCTAAAGGTTGGTTTGAAAATCTTAACAGAGATTCAAAAGCTTATATACTTCAGGAACAAGAAAGAGTTAACAATCCACTATTCTTAGAAGGTAACCTCATTACTTCACAGAAGTGGAGTCAATTAACAACAAATAAACAAAGACAGTTTTTCCAAAATAGAGTAGATAGATATTGTGATAATCACGTAACACACCATTCAACATTGCAATTACCCAATCATTTAAGTTCAATTGTTTCTACTTTTCCAAAATATCAAGGATCAAACTGTCTTTCAACAGTCCTTTATGCTATTACTAGTGATAAAAATATATTACAACAGTGGATAAAAGAAGATGCTTTTCTAACATACCTTAAATCTTTAAACTACGAATTAGTTTCAGAAGGAAGTCAAAACGGTGATGTAATTGTTTATTTAAAGAATAACGCCGTAGTACATGCCGCATATCAAATTGATGATAGACTATTCATAAATAAAAATGGACAAACCATTTTTAATCCTTATAAAATTGTAACTAAATCAGAGCTTGATAATGAATGGGGAAATTATCAAGAACACTACTGCAGAAAAAACCCTCTATAGTCCTTGTCTAGAGAGGGTTTTAGTGTTCCGGCAGTCTAAATGATAACAAATCTATTATTTCCCAAAACTATCTGCTACATAAAATTTTATCCCCATTTTTATTCTCCTTGTTGTGTTAATTCTAAGTATAACTTTTTAAGGATTTCTTCTATTTTATCTTGAGTTACCTGGCATTTTTGATTAAATTTTAGTCTAAAATATAACGTCTTCAAGAAATCTTTTATATTTTTCCTTATTCTAAAATAACTTAAATATTCTTCTTCAGATTCATTTAAATCTATTTGATTAACTGTCACGAATAACTCGCTTATCCAATTACTCAATTCTTGATCTGTAAGGCCTTTTTCAAGTAATGCTTCAATGATAAATGCTTGTCGCTCATCTTCATCATCTATATAGCAAGATAAATCAGTATTTAACTGATAAAGTTTTTTAGCGATGACCTTTAAAATCACTTTATTACATTCACCTGAATAATATTTAGATCTAACACAAGTTGCAAGTAAATCTGATCCATGAGCAACACTATGCATCCATCCTGCCCCTTGTACATATCCTCTAACATCAGTTTCCTTATCCATGTAATCGATCGCTAAGTTTATAATCTTCTCGTAAACATC encodes:
- a CDS encoding prolipoprotein diacylglyceryl transferase, with amino-acid sequence MLTKEFATKVGLSEKQVRKIVQHLEDRGYQLSKTEYRGREATDFQEEDIELFQEIAEKVKETNSYDQAFETLEQEKDFLQVLVKDEPANQTPELQHLIEELRLEVQHMRRERQMLGEMLQQVHIQQQKLEQTLALQAPQQSEATAQENDTKVETKQAEQPQSSKVVSEDKTSSESVETNKQEVKEETKVAVAEEPAKSETQAELKSEDKETAVKPETTTDKAVESKEDTTTSKEETTDKAASTEEKAPETTVDDTSKPSENKEEDVKEEIKSETEEEPKKKGFFQRLFNI
- a CDS encoding VOC family protein; its protein translation is MRGDWKTNGSIHHLEIYVSDINKSKIFYSWLLGLLGYSLYQEWREGFSFKLNETYIVFVQVDDSFKQYGYHRKRIGLNHLAFTVEDRVTVDDINIILEQKNINKLYDDLYPYAGGNHHYAVYFEDPDRMKIEIVSKE
- a CDS encoding sodium-dependent transporter, which gives rise to MKNLSQWSSSIGFVLASAGSAIGIGAVWKFPYMAGTYGGGAFLLIFIIFTLLVGLPLLLSDFVLGRYGRTYSTSIFKKVSGKSSWNLVGWLGNLTVFVLFSFYSVIGGWIILYIIRTLLDSLGLTQSHNYGNIFNDYISNPFYSLASQFAFILFTVVIVSKGVEKGIEKASKVMMPLLFISFVIVIIRSITLDGALDGIQYFLQPKVSDLSAEGILYALGQSFFALSLGTCGMMTYASYLDRKTNIVKSANAIVWMNIAVSIAAGLAIFPSIFAFGLEPNQGPGLLFIVLPQVFDQMFVGQLFYLLFLILFLFAAITSSISLLELNISNITKNNNDNRKKWSYIIGILVFIFGIPSALSNGLLQDFTFGVGTFFDNMDYLVANILMPIGALGVTIFVGHIFNKEIIMEELNMSDTKKGRLFVNTWYFLVKFVLPIIIIAVFIGQLI
- a CDS encoding transposase — protein: MRKKYEFKFKLKLVKEYLEGHQSYRTIALKYGISSWSVLRIWVNQYKEFGEEGLEIKSRNTVYTSEFKLSVLKFRQENMLSYQDTANHFRIINPIIIANWQHQFDEKCRLDIDNKQKGRSHTMTKKRSKSDNKNLPLNENEREELERLRNENETLKAGIAYQKKLQALTDIYGSKNQK
- a CDS encoding IS3 family transposase; this translates as MVKVIKELNETYNIRLSILFKVAQIAKSVYYYWINKFSKADKDETLIQVIKEICEESNHTYGYRRVTQALRNRGLIVNHKKVLRIMKEHNLTCTKFTHRGRKYRSFKGKVGKVAQNILNRRFKTSLPFQKVVTDITEFKLMNGQKLYLSPFMDLYSSEIISFKISSRPTLDIVINPLKEMIKRRPNLDHRLTIHSDQGWHYQHSQYTRLLKDHKIFQSMSRKGNCLDNSVMENFFWLLKQEMYYGQEFKDFQDLEQAIHRYIDFYNNERIKSKLKGLSPKNYRRQTFEIIY
- a CDS encoding YqiA/YcfP family alpha/beta fold hydrolase; translation: METLNYEDLNNDLLWAHNNQVVKIMKDDLDIYIKLNLKEDNHKLVVFSNGAIDPSKSKPPVFMRSKWHEDFNANCLYIDDRTIHYKQLRIGWGVGREERHFLKDYSEIAQQVTQALQIESQNVVYCGSSAGGFMSMYLATLHKGTTAVVNNPQCYVDRYDKVNVEKLYTKIFPNRSRDYIKKQYALRLSITSLFRKQKYVPKIYYIQNRLCETDMTRHFNPFCSFLDKYEINSSNIKFILYNNKKLGHKPISREATVNFVNQVLEDKLVIAEF
- a CDS encoding anion permease, which produces MSNNTEKKSFKPIWIIVSFVVLIGILLLPTSNDLPVMAKCALAILAFAVVMWVTEAVTYPVSAVMIVGLIVVLIGFSPVQNLGDALGNPSANGKALEGDALLGTGNALKMALSGFSGSAVALVAAALFLATAMQVTNLHKRLALQVLSIVGNKTNRMVIGAIVVSIILAFFVPSATARAGAVVPILLGMITAFKTSKNSKLAALLIITAVHAVSIWNIGIKTAAAQNIVAIGFINKSMGQDVSWGEWFLYAAPWAIIMSVVLYFVMITVIKPEEKEIEGGNELVKAQLKELGPVSSREWRLITISVLLLFFWSTEKVLHPIDSSSITIIALAIMLTPKIGVFTWEDVEKKIPWGTVIVFGIGISLGTVLLETTAAQWLSDKTFGLMGLNHMPLIATIALISIFNILIHLGFASATSLSSALIPVFIALTQTLNLGDQSIGFVLIQQFVISFGFLLPVSSPQNMLAYGTETFTVKDFIKTGVPLTVIGYLLIILFSMTYWKWIGLI
- a CDS encoding DUF2785 domain-containing protein codes for the protein MTIEGLIERYKNELPNKQVTEEEFKLMMSNIGNPNANIREDNFDLIARLIISGKLEEYQMLQLLEHCEFVLSSVNESDTEHLVLDRSFSALIIGIIVEYLEEHDQLLQDVYEKIINLAIDYMDKETDVRGYVQGAGWMHSVAHGSDLLATCVRSKYYSGECNKVILKVIAKKLYQLNTDLSCYIDDEDERQAFIIEALLEKGLTDQELSNWISELFVTVNQIDLNESEEEYLSYFRIRKNIKDFLKTLYFRLKFNQKCQVTQDKIEEILKKLYLELTQQGE
- the coaA gene encoding type I pantothenate kinase, producing the protein MKFTKEEWQNTNFKLDMDTSHLNLEEIISLNDNLTNSEINELYLPLINFLTNKVKFHKDYSSNINNKLHNKNNTPPFIIGISGGVSVGKSTVSRLLLNLLQEYNADWKVDLITTDGYIMPKQELIDKDLLSKKGFPESYDTKTLISHLKQIKNNEPNIPTYTYSHITYDRLKDQYHNIDCPDILIIEGVNIFQVSPHEEELVSDYIDYKIYLHTTIENMKKWYLNRFLLLQEEAFQKPDSHFYKYRDIPKDEALKIATDLWDNINEVNLIKNILPTKNRADLVLYKNHDHVIEKLKFNKF